From a region of the Malania oleifera isolate guangnan ecotype guangnan chromosome 12, ASM2987363v1, whole genome shotgun sequence genome:
- the LOC131144660 gene encoding probable pectate lyase 5 isoform X2, with product MAPTLLSLLLLLLPLLPPPSILSSLLPHPELVVQEVHIIVNATRRKLGLPSCGTGNPIDDCWRCDPHWADNRQRLADCAIGFGKQAVGGRDGPIYVVSDPTDDDPVNPKPGTLRYGVIQDEPLWIVFARDMVITLKEELMVNSFKTIDGRGARVHVAGGACITIQYVTNVIVHGISVHDCRLAGNAYVRDSPGHYGWRTVSDGDGVSIFGGSHVWVDHCSLSNCNDGLIDAIHGSTAITISNNYMSNHDKVMLLGHSDTLLQDRNMQVTIAFNHFGEGLVQRMPRCRHGYFHVVNNDYTHWEMYAIGGSASPTINSQGNRFLAPDDIVKKEITKRENATEREWRGWNWRSEGDMMLNGAFFTPSGAGAASQYARASSLGARPSSLISSLTSQAGVLSCRKGSPC from the exons ATGGCGCCCACCCTCCTGTCgcttctcctcctccttcttccccTCCTCCCTCCTCCCTCCATTCTCTCTTCCCTCCTCCCCCACCCTGAGCTTGTCGTCCAAGAAGTACACat CATTGTTAATGCCACAAGAAGGAAGCTAGGCCTCCCCTCCTGCGGCACCGGCAACCCCATCGACGACTGCTGGCGCTGCGACCCCCACTGGGCCGACAACCGCCAGCGCCTCGCCGACTGCGCCATCGGCTTCGGCAAGCAAGCCGTGGGCGGCCGCGACGGCCCCATTTACGTCGTCTCCGATCCCACCGACGACGACCCCGTCAACCCCAAACCCGGCACTCTTCGGTACGGCGTCATCCAGGACGAGCCGCTCTGGATCGTGTTCGCCCGCGACATGGTCATCACCCTCAAGGAGGAGCTCATGGTGAACTCGTTCAAGACCATCGACGGGAGGGGAGCGAGGGTGCACGTGGCCGGCGGCGCGTGCATCACCATCCAGTACGTGACGAACGTGATCGTGCACGGCATCAGCGTGCACGACTGCCGGCTGGCGGGGAACGCGTACGTGCGGGACAGCCCGGGGCACTACGGGTGGCGGACGGTGTCGGACGGCGACGGAGTGTCGATCTTCGGGGGGAGCCACGTGTGGGTCGACCACTGCTCGCTGTCGAACTGTAACGACGGCCTGATCGACGCGATTCACGGGTCGACGGCGATCACGATTTCGAACAACTACATGTCGAACCACGACAAGGTGATGCTCTTGGGTCACAGCGACACCCTTTTGCAGGACAGGAACATGCAGGTCACCATAGCTTTCAATCATTTTGGAGAAGGGCTGGTGCAGAGGATGCCCAg GTGCAGGCATGGGTATTTTCATGTAGTGAACAATGACTATACGCACTGGGAGATGTATGCAATTGGTGGGAGTGCTTCTCCTACTATTAACAGCCAAGGCAATCGGTTTCTTGCTCCTGACGACATTGTCAAAAAAGAG ATCACAAAGCGAGAGAATGCAACGGAGAGGGAATGGAGAGGATGGAATTGGAGGTCAGAAGGAGATATGATGTTGAATGGCGCTTTCTTCACGCCATCGGGAGCCGGGGCGGCTTCTCAGTATGCCAGGGCATCCAGCCTGGGGGCGAGACCATCCTCCCTGATCAGCTCACTCACAAGTCAAGCTGGTGTACTCAGTTGCAGGAAGGGTTCCCCTTGCTAG
- the LOC131144660 gene encoding probable pectate lyase 5 isoform X1 translates to MAPTLLSLLLLLLPLLPPPSILSSLLPHPELVVQEVHMSIVNATRRKLGLPSCGTGNPIDDCWRCDPHWADNRQRLADCAIGFGKQAVGGRDGPIYVVSDPTDDDPVNPKPGTLRYGVIQDEPLWIVFARDMVITLKEELMVNSFKTIDGRGARVHVAGGACITIQYVTNVIVHGISVHDCRLAGNAYVRDSPGHYGWRTVSDGDGVSIFGGSHVWVDHCSLSNCNDGLIDAIHGSTAITISNNYMSNHDKVMLLGHSDTLLQDRNMQVTIAFNHFGEGLVQRMPRCRHGYFHVVNNDYTHWEMYAIGGSASPTINSQGNRFLAPDDIVKKEITKRENATEREWRGWNWRSEGDMMLNGAFFTPSGAGAASQYARASSLGARPSSLISSLTSQAGVLSCRKGSPC, encoded by the exons ATGGCGCCCACCCTCCTGTCgcttctcctcctccttcttccccTCCTCCCTCCTCCCTCCATTCTCTCTTCCCTCCTCCCCCACCCTGAGCTTGTCGTCCAAGAAGTACACat GAGCATTGTTAATGCCACAAGAAGGAAGCTAGGCCTCCCCTCCTGCGGCACCGGCAACCCCATCGACGACTGCTGGCGCTGCGACCCCCACTGGGCCGACAACCGCCAGCGCCTCGCCGACTGCGCCATCGGCTTCGGCAAGCAAGCCGTGGGCGGCCGCGACGGCCCCATTTACGTCGTCTCCGATCCCACCGACGACGACCCCGTCAACCCCAAACCCGGCACTCTTCGGTACGGCGTCATCCAGGACGAGCCGCTCTGGATCGTGTTCGCCCGCGACATGGTCATCACCCTCAAGGAGGAGCTCATGGTGAACTCGTTCAAGACCATCGACGGGAGGGGAGCGAGGGTGCACGTGGCCGGCGGCGCGTGCATCACCATCCAGTACGTGACGAACGTGATCGTGCACGGCATCAGCGTGCACGACTGCCGGCTGGCGGGGAACGCGTACGTGCGGGACAGCCCGGGGCACTACGGGTGGCGGACGGTGTCGGACGGCGACGGAGTGTCGATCTTCGGGGGGAGCCACGTGTGGGTCGACCACTGCTCGCTGTCGAACTGTAACGACGGCCTGATCGACGCGATTCACGGGTCGACGGCGATCACGATTTCGAACAACTACATGTCGAACCACGACAAGGTGATGCTCTTGGGTCACAGCGACACCCTTTTGCAGGACAGGAACATGCAGGTCACCATAGCTTTCAATCATTTTGGAGAAGGGCTGGTGCAGAGGATGCCCAg GTGCAGGCATGGGTATTTTCATGTAGTGAACAATGACTATACGCACTGGGAGATGTATGCAATTGGTGGGAGTGCTTCTCCTACTATTAACAGCCAAGGCAATCGGTTTCTTGCTCCTGACGACATTGTCAAAAAAGAG ATCACAAAGCGAGAGAATGCAACGGAGAGGGAATGGAGAGGATGGAATTGGAGGTCAGAAGGAGATATGATGTTGAATGGCGCTTTCTTCACGCCATCGGGAGCCGGGGCGGCTTCTCAGTATGCCAGGGCATCCAGCCTGGGGGCGAGACCATCCTCCCTGATCAGCTCACTCACAAGTCAAGCTGGTGTACTCAGTTGCAGGAAGGGTTCCCCTTGCTAG